The sequence cagcTAGGTCCTAACATTCCCATCTCATTGAATtccctattatttttttttgtcttttatgaACAACTATTATttcctttatcatttattaatagctattattttatatcctaTTCTTTTAAACTCATCTTTTATACCTCATctcatcttctatttttataaattggaAATTATCGACACTCGAACTTTCGAGTTTTTACTACTTGGACattttggtacacttgccaaacgGTCAACATTGAACTATTGTCACACCATAGATGTGAGGCGTCTCTTGCATATGATTCAAGTAATCCAATACCTTTCTAGTCCAAATAACTTGATTTGAAGAAGTTGTTGCAACGATATACCTTGCTATTGAGTAACTACATCTTGCCTTTTGGAGTTCCAGAAACACCCCACTTCTAAATGAAAAGACAAATCTAGTTGTGCTCTTTGAATCATCAATAGAATAAACCCAATTACTATTAACATAACCTTCAAGCTTCCCATCACTTTTGGTATACCAACTGCCGAAATCAATAGTACCTTTCAAGTATTTCAACATCATTTTGCCTAAACCAAAGTAGGTCAAACTTGGTGAGTGCATAAACCTTTAAAGTAGGCTAgaacaaaacattaaatatgAACCTTTGCAAATAGATAAACAAGGCTTCTTACCAAACTTCTATCTTCAGCTACATCTTCCTTTCCATAACCATCAACATTAGAAAGCTTTTCATTAACAACAAATGGAGTTGAAATAGGGTTACAACTCtccaaattgaatttttatacaAAGTACCATAAAAGGATAAACATTGTTCCcaataaagttttgaaaaactaagAGGGTGTTTGGcttggttgttttctgttttcattttcactgaaaacagaaaatggtgatgaaaatgtctttggttgaatttttgaaaacattttcagtgaaaatgaaaacagaaaacaactagaaaatgaaaataataaaatctcattttcaatGTTTTCAGTTGAAAACAGAAACCTCATTTTGAGTGAAATAAAAACGTAATGgcaatgaatgtaattttaagcaaatctaaaaatacataaaagacaagaaatcaatatattataaattttgagtgtttttatctcatgaaaacagaaaataagaagtcaaaccaaacatgttttcagaattcaaatcttttgaaaatgaaaacagttttcaagaaaataaaaacaggaaatgaaaacagaaaataaaaatacaaaccaaacacaccctaaactTTTATATATCTTAGAAACTTCAAAGACTATGTGTTAGTCAGGTGTTACTATTTAACCTCTCCTAGTGATTTTCTGATCCACTTCAATGTAAATTGAGGGAGAGGTGCACTAACCAATGggccttaaaatttaaaagtttgacTTACTAGTTTAATTCAGCAGTTTGATTAATAAGGCATATCAACCTATTATATAGGTTAGATATAACCTACTTTATGGATTGCCTAACTAACttttattatattgataaacaattaaattgtaaaaattaacaaaaaaaaaccaaccACTTGATAGAAATCCAtttcaaagagaaggaaaatcataatataaattaaaataatcattataaataattgtaatacaaattattaccAATAGAACTTATATATTGATACCATACGGTAATATGAGTCCTATATTATTAGTCTTCTAACAGTTAAGcacatcaaaattattaatgacATCATCATATCCACTTTGTTTCATCCATATACATATTTAAATCAAGTCATCATAAGGATGGCTTATAATTGAGGACTAACAACACTCATTCTAACACATTATCTACTAGTATTAGTTATAAATGAGACTTGTTAACTAAGAAGTAAAACCCACATAAATTTGTATTaacttttgaataaattttagccaagaataaatttctaataaataatttgaaagtggatataaattaaactctaataataatacaaatatttcaaaaaaagattgattgaaatgcATAGTCAAAGTTTTTGTTTGATCAACCAATCAAATTAATGttataacatttataatattgttaaaataaaaatatttcattcctcaaattaataaacattatttattatttaaaaaatagagacactaataaaaaagattaaaatttaaatatgttttgaatCCTAATAAAcattattctttgatttttGCCCCTCGACAATTgaaattaaatcattattttttctcaCTACTATTATGTGACGATTTTGTTAACTACTTATGTATTTAATGAACAATCAAGTAACCATCGCAGGAACACCCACTAGAGCAATTGTAGTATTATTTTAACATGTGgcacctttaattttttttcttcttcatattctAAATCCCTAAAATGATTGCTATTCAGCTACTCTAAGATAAACATTAAGGGccgaaaataataatttttaatttttggaagttgaaaatcaaagaaacttttttagagggactaaaataaaaatttacgaATTTTATATAGACATTAAAAAAGTTACTTCAGATTTTGATaggatgaaaattaaatttgcctttttttttttacaaacaccaaaattaaaacatactcGTTTTGTAAAGACTGAAAATATAGTTAAATAttcttaaacatttttttaaaaattgaaacgtATATATTTTTCGGTGAAATGAAATGTATATTTTAAACATTAGTGAAAGTAATAATTTAATCAtgaatttacattaaatttctGACCTGAGAacacatttattattaaaaatataatttaatactaCTGCATTTTATTgtctgttaaaaaaatattttattgtaaaaaattaatattgtcatttaaaatttaaattaatataatacttTTAGGACTTAAATTAATGAACATTGGGGGTGATAAATAACATTACTACACATTTATGTGTCATCAATTACTTGCATGTTGTCGATCAATCACTACATTAGTCCTAAAATAAGTATGTTTATAGGTTGTTTTacataaactaataaaaaattataaataaataaaagataataataattttataagattaaatttattaaataactaaaagagaataatattaatattatattcaaaaaattaaaatgacatttaATTATTAGAAGTATtggtggtaaaaaaaattaatgttacattaaaaaattaaataaacatttattttggatttttttcatctcaaatgcgacacttatttttttgatagaggaataattttgttttgaattccTACCACTTTCAATTCAAACTTATCtaaaagtatcatttaatttaatgttgTGTTAGATTTataggatgaaaaaaaatatgtaaattaaagTAGATCTCATAAAATATGTGGGATGCacataaaactaacattatttCTCTTCCCTTcccaaaaacaaacacaacgtAAAAGAAATTCATTCCAAACACTATTTGgaggtattttttttctaggttatattaaaataattttacatcatTAAGTTCTATGTTGATTTCACATTTGATGTCCTTGTTTTAAATTTCACTAACTAAGAACCACTTGTGTTGGCAAttataacacaataaatatttttttttttcaattcaaaagtcaacaaacatttaacactagaaaaggaaattaaatgAATGAATCCCCTGGCATATATATGCATTATATATTAATGTCGTTAGTCAAATTTAGTAATGTGCACTTGTGTGTTGTCAATTACTTCATCGTTGTATTACCTCGGAcccaaatataaacaaaaaaaattagacccaaaaacaaatactaaataatttttatgccatttaatgataatattcttattatattttttatttaataaaatattattttgcgtGAATCATTTATTCATATTCTATAAGTATTACTAGAAAAAGtgttttaggaatttttttataattaatgttattaattgaATTTCTTAGTCTATATGTCtattaaatttacttatttttgaaTACAAACGATTAAGTCATAATGACACTATGTGATAAATATTCTTTAGTACTAGTATTTGTTATCCATAAACGAAAGTAATAAAAGCCATTTCAATTTGAAAGATGATAAATATATGTTATAGTATCTCTCATCCATGAATGAAAGGAACAAAAGTCAATTCATTTTGAATGAAAATTAATGTTTGCTTGTTAGTATCCTTCATCCATTAATGAAAGTAACAAAAGTGATGGTCAATTCAATTTGAATCGGGGTACGTGTCCACAACTGATGACCATTGTCATTACATTGTTGGACTTAGTGATGAAGATTAGAGTTATATAAATAGCCAAGCAGTGGTCCATCTTCAGTTGTTTCCCTAGTTTGTCTTGTTTTTTTGTAGCTTTCAGTTCTAGAGAAATCCATGACGACCAAGAAGTGGTTAAACTTAATCATAGATGGCAACTCGACCTTGGGTCCTTATTGGCCAAAAATTGTTTCAGAATATCTCGAAAAGATTGTTAGGTTCGTATTTTCATCATATCTTCAATCTTAGCCACCATTCAATCTTAGtcatcattataaatttttataaaaagtgttctgaatatttattttttttatttttgtaccaGAGGAGGGGTATATTAAGAAATGCTTGAAGTGTtctaagagataaaaaaattatatttgtgtgTTTCAAAAAACTATTTCACATATACCATTTATTATTCTTTGATGTAAATACCACAatgaaaattagttattttattagtatttttataagaaaaattatgacTTTAACATCAGTGGAAAAAATGTAACCTAGAGAAGACGAAGGATCATTTTtacttgattatatatatatatatatatatatatatatatatatatatatatatatatatatatatatatatatatattcttttgaaatattaaGCTGAAACAATTTTCACTTATAATAAAACCTTTTATATGAagatgaattaatttattttaagagtaattttaaaagaattaattacgGTTCATATGtgtaacatgatttttttattagattaaaaaaatgaaaaggaagaatGAAGAGtaacatttataattattctagGAGTGACATGATCCTTCctcctattatatatatattgttcatgattgtaataaaatcatttatacaaaattttacgAAAGACACacaattgattatatatatatgatgatatgatattaaacataatttcatattaattgttttccaaacttaattaatcaaatttgtACGCTACGAATAATTGCACatgaatgaaataataattatatgttagtacttttagtttttttattctgtttttcacatctgatattttttaataaaaaataataaatataataataaaaaaataaaaaataaattaatgcacAAATCCACATACTCAACAATCCACTATAAAAACCCACCGTCCTTCTTTCAatatctaataataaaaataatgaaaaacaaattattttatatagtgTGCATTAATAACCCACTCTTTATTAAATGTCATACTAATTAATacaattcattaaataaatgaaaaaacaaaatagctAAAAGATGTTTAAAGTGACCCCTCttttagatgataaaaaaatgaagcattttttttctttatattgttATATAAAGATTTGACTCGATCGATGAGTCATTTCTTGTTGAGTATTAAttgttgtttaatatttttattttatctcatacCCCATTCGTTTTACATAACATCAATTAGTTGACCTTGTTTTATTTATGAAACCATGGATGgctttatttacttaaactaaaatttaaatttacaagCTCCAATTAGTGAACTGAATTTTCTCTATCTCATAATGTgtattaatgatttcttttccTATTGATTATGCAGGACCTTCATTGACAACTCAAGAGAAGaggtaatttgtaatttttctgtatttgaattttttatgctGTGATCTCTTTTGTAAACATGCACAAGTTACATAAACTTATTGATTTCAAAACTATAACTTAAGGtttcttgtttaatttattcTGCACACCATATCACTCAATTAATACTtcactaaaaagaaaaagttccCAACCATATATAATATTCCTAAGGGAGAAAAGGAAGTATGACTCAACAACTAGCAGAACTGGGTGACGACATAGTGGAGTTCAACTAGTTAAAAAACTTGGGCTACATGGCTACCTTTGCTTGGAAGATAATTTGGATTTTCTTATGTATATGATGGAAAGTCTAGATTTCTATAAAAAGTGGTTGAGTTGGAATAGTGGCAACTACCTTGCTTTCTGGtcagttttaatttttgtatcaaGGTAGGGAGTCCCTTTAGCCCTATTCCTCTTTGATTTTGCATAAAAAAGCTAAGGCTAATGGAAAAACAATGTAGTAAGGAAGCAAATTCTTTTAGTAGCAGAAAGCTTGAGACATTTGACGATGTGACAATTTTTTCTATTGTAACCTTGCATGAGTTACCCatattgattgattttataACAAAGCTTAAGGTTTCTTGGCATACCCCATATCAATAAGCTATTCAATACTTActggaaaaataaaagattcacAATCATAGATTTGTCCTACAATAATGTGCTTTCATGTGAAGATATGCAAATATAGTATAGTTTTCAAATTCACGAGATATCTCTTGCCTTACCATGCATCGTTTGTTTACAGGGAGCTAATCATCATTGTGAGGTGGGTCTGGTTATGTATAATGACAACTCCGACCTAGGTATTTCATTTATCTTTTGCACATTTTCGGTAAAATATTccttttttattgaattgaatATATATCAACCTAATCTGtactcattatttttaatttacctTTAATTTTATGACAGTGTTAATTATTTGATCCATTCATTTAGTAATCACACATTCtatataggattttttattttcttcatataGGAAATGCCTAGTCCtcaataaaattgatattttaaagtAGAAATCATAAGAGtgtttctttttgttccttATGCAGGGTCGAACGTCCAATATATCCATTGGACAAGAGATGTGGATTATTTTTTAGGTATCCTATCATGTTTAGTTTTCAAAGGGGATAGTTTAAATCAAAATACCATGGTAGAAGGCCTAGCATCGGCTCTAACGGTATATATGTTAACACATACTTCTTTTACTCTTTATTCCATTATTAATTTAACTATACTACTTATGGGATTTGCAAGCAATTTTAccataaaatgagaaaataaaaatgtgttacGTGAATCATGGCCAAACCAGTTGTTTCCAAGGCCGTCTAATAAAATGACAGCACAAGAATACTATGATGGAGAAAGGCATTGCATTCTTATAACAGCTAGAGATCCTATTCCTAAGAGAATGCTAGTCTCGGTGCCTGAGATTCAAGGAAGATTTATTGGCACAAAATTACATACTTTAAAGGCAGATTTTTACGAAGTGGCTAAAATGTTTGGTTCGGTAATGTCTTGGAACTCTACTTGTTTCCTAATGGTAGCCTTCTATATATACTGACTATGCTCCTGTTACTGCAGCTAGCAGTATCCCTTTCAATAATTTCACCAATCCAACATCCAATTTTTGGAGTGATATTCAATATGGTAAGAGTTTGTCTCCAATATAATTAGCATCCTTTCCCTAATATCTATTTATTCAGCTATTGCAAGATATCTCTTGAATTGTATATTATATCCTCACTAGAACCATCTATTGGCATGATCCAGGTCACAAATTAAGAGTAGTATAGTATTCGATTCATATATGTTTTGGGTGGTACATAACTATGTTTTCATTCTTTTGCAGGGGAATAATGATTCTTCACTAGCCAACACTCCCATCTCTGATTGCAGAAACGAACaatttattgtgttattatcAAGAAATTTTAGGGAGGCACATTATGCCCTTCATGAGAAAAGAACAATGGATCCACCCACTAAAGAAAGTGTAGAATCACTTAAGACAACAAATGATATTATACTTGCCATAGATTTTGCTGACGACCATGAAGGTTCTCTCCCTCCCCCTCTTAATTGCCATATAAATTAGAGAATATAGTATCTCTAAATAAATTGCTGTAGTGATAACATTATTGTGAattgaaccaacaaaatttaCTTTTGATGCTTCTTACTAGATATTCAATGTctgttaaaaatataatgtatcTTTAGCagtaatatattatttgttagtaTCTAAtttgtaatgaaaaaaattaattcttgcTTCCAATTTTCTTATACAGATGACCAATAATCAAAGGCTTAACGATAAATCTCAATTCTTCTTGTTGAACAGTCCtgaaaacaattaatttaattttaatactagtatttattatattatatcttcCAAACACTGAATATCTTACTGCTATATGTTTTTTTGTCCATTGACATATTGATGATTTTTGCATAAGATTATGACCACTTTGGATTAGATTGTGTCCGTTTTTTATCCtacattttcaattaatatatGCCAATTTAGTTTAAAACACTCttcctttcattttgttttgatattttcAGAAGATCTATTCTCAATTATGATGACTGGGAAGCAAATCATTGAAGCTGACAAAGATGACCGACTTGTACATGTAGTCGTTTTAATTGATAGAATAGCTGGagatcttttccctttttaccttaaagtattatattttttattatttacttatattttatttgcttttttATCAACATCAAACAAATTCTTGATCAGGATCCTATAAGCCTACTGCCCCTATCTGTCCCGAATGCCTCAACCGGTGAAGTTGGCATTTCAACTCTACCAATGGTAATATCCACAACACCAACTTTCATAGTTGGAGAAGGGTCTTTGAAAGGTGTAGTTGGAGGCAACTCGGGAAACTGCTCAACAAGCACAGCAATTGCTGTAGGCATGGCTGATCCAAGGGATGCTCCACCAGCTCAAAATTCCATGCTCCCTCATTCAATTGGAAATACATTCGATGTTCAACCATACTCATCACTATCAATGCTTCCTTATGCTAGTTCTAGTAGCAGAAGTCGCCCATATCTTCCATTccaggtgattgggtttggtCCACTTGGTAGAATTGCTTTTGGAACAAGCACCGGGGTTCCTCCTGCACCAATAACACCTCAATTTAATCCTTATGATTTTTGGCCTCCCCCATCATCTCTTACAAATTTTAATGACTATTTGCTGGAATGGGAGGTAAGTTGATTAGTTTCATTATTCGACATAAGACCAACATATGTTATATGCCTTCATAATTGCAAAAGCTTTGAAAGTAACCATCTCCTATGTAtgatttaattcatttaataccaAATGACTTCCTAGCTCTTAAATTAATAAGAGGATCTATATTTGGTATtacataagaaaaaatgaaaatttaagagAACAACCATATGTCTTTATGTGTTTCAATATATAATGACAAGACATGCACATGCATTTTTGGCATAGTTGTATGTTACtcttaaatttttcttatactagTTTCTTTTAGATCCATATTTGTTTATGGGTTAATTTACTTATAGTGAAAAAACTCTCTTATTTGTAGactaaatatttgatataaatagtaaaaaaaacatacatgtGAACACAACTCTAAGATATTTTCATACTTTCTGGATATAAATTTAATCACTTAGGTGTCTGTCCCATCTTTTTCATTTCGAGAATGATATATAAGAACTATATATCCGATAAGTGTTTTAATATCCAAATGCATTTAACAAAAGAACTTATCTCCAATTgttcttttattcttattttgtaaatttagttTGTTAATAATAGAACTTTATGTTCCTCAATTATCCTTATTACCTTTTGCACtataattaatcaattcatcaaataataatcaaatttagATGTTTATGACATGTGCATGATGGGTGAGTTTATATCAAATTCATGTATATCAATTTCACATTAAATTTGGTAATATGGGTTTAGAGATTTTCACAAATTATtggtttatattatattttctcttaTGCATCTCCAGGGATCTTTGGCTGGAAAAATTGTCAAGAAGAATCGTCAATTACATCTTTGGGTAAAGGTATGGTAGAATCAATTAATCTCTAAAAGAATATTTCCTGGCCTATCTAATTTGTTAGATGAGATCAAAAGTTACTTATATTCTGACTTTCTAGCAATTATGCAAATTATAGTTAAGCTACAAATATGAATTTTCCCTTGTTTTTGCCTATGAACCAGGTTCTGAGGAAAGCAACATCGCCCTTGACGTAAGTGTATCTTTCATATATTTTCAAtcctaattttttaagaaaagctTATTGTTACATTTAGCTAATTAATTATAGCTAGCtataattgatatttatttatctcaCTTTAATTAGTCAATAGCTATCAATATATAAGTTTAACTTCATATAGGTAACTTTTTAATTACCTAAATGACAACGGATCCTATTTCATGATTAAAGCATAAATGGACAAACATTTCGACAAGATCACTTTTGAAATGGAAACTAGGGACTTCGAAACAATGGTTtgggtaaaaattaaaaagaaaaaaaagaagcttgtctcaaatataatttgatatttattttgttgttcatTGCAGGCTTACTATTGAGTGGCCAAGTAGGCTAGAGATAGCCCTATATTTACCACAGAAAGCTGTTAATCATACAGTAAAGTAATTTTATGGCACAAGGCTATTGCTACTTCTTAAATGAACACTTCATTTTGTGAGCAAAGCTTACATATATTCCAATAACATTTAAATGCAGGATTTGTCGTGGTCCCGTTGATTACGTGTTCTTGTATTTAAAGCAATTTGACAATCTCGACTTGCATGACCATCTGAACAACAAGAACCTGGTTAGTCATCTATACTTGTATATAAAAACACTGTCCAAAATTTGTTATTTGCAAAACTAATGATAATTTACTTTTGACACTGAAAAGAGCATAAGTACTCTATCTAATTCTAACATAAAGAGGATCCATTATTTACTGCATGACTTTCCTGCATTGAAAATACAATGatctattatgatgttagatATCCTTGTGCAGAGTGCGAAAATTCATCTCCCTTCTCAAATTTTGATGTTAACTCCAACCAAAAGTAAACACCACTTCATAGGAATAGTCTTCCCTGGGGTGAGTCTAATGTCAACAATATCTCATTATTATTTTCGTTTCAAGttgtattttgaatatttagcTACACGTATGAAAGAATTTCTTGTGCCTTTTTCAATGCTTGAATtttgactaataaataaatgacaGGATACCATATTTATTGAACTTCTCTAAGTATGCATACGACTATCAAGAGTATCAAGAGAAGCCAAAAGAACAAGTTGGAGGACCTGTTGTGGCAGCTAGAATTGCATTAAGAGAAGAGACCACCATGAGATCATGCTCCCAAACTTTTCGAAGGGTGAAGTTGGgataattaaaagtatatcATCAATGATATGGCAGCTAGATATTTCTTTAAGAATTGAACATGACTTTATCTTTTATTGTTTGAgtttgttaaatatatatataaaggccAAATAGTCAATGAGTGACACCTGTAATTTAGTAGCAACTTAGTCACTTGCTGATAGCTTTatcttttattagtttttctgttTTAAA comes from Glycine soja cultivar W05 chromosome 20, ASM419377v2, whole genome shotgun sequence and encodes:
- the LOC114403006 gene encoding mediator of RNA polymerase II transcription subunit 25-like isoform X1, coding for MYNDNSDLGSNVQYIHWTRDVDYFLGILSCLVFKGDSLNQNTMVEGLASALTLFPRPSNKMTAQEYYDGERHCILITARDPIPKRMLVSVPEIQGRFIGTKLHTLKADFYEVAKMFGSLAVSLSIISPIQHPIFGVIFNMGNNDSSLANTPISDCRNEQFIVLLSRNFREAHYALHEKRTMDPPTKESVESLKTTNDIILAIDFADDHEEDLFSIMMTGKQIIEADKDDRLVHDPISLLPLSVPNASTGEVGISTLPMVISTTPTFIVGEGSLKGVVGGNSGNCSTSTAIAVGMADPRDAPPAQNSMLPHSIGNTFDVQPYSSLSMLPYASSSSRSRPYLPFQVIGFGPLGRIAFGTSTGVPPAPITPQFNPYDFWPPPSSLTNFNDYLLEWEGSLAGKIVKKNRQLHLWVKVLRKATSPLTLTIEWPSRLEIALYLPQKAVNHTVKICRGPVDYVFLYLKQFDNLDLHDHLNNKNLSAKIHLPSQILMLTPTKSKHHFIGIVFPGDTIFIELL
- the LOC114403006 gene encoding mediator of RNA polymerase II transcription subunit 25-like isoform X2 — protein: MYNDNSDLGSNVQYIHWTRDVDYFLGILSCLVFKGDSLNQNTMVEGLASALTLFPRPSNKMTAQEYYDGERHCILITARDPIPKRMLVSVPEIQGRFIGTKLHTLKADFYEVAKMFGSLAVSLSIISPIQHPIFGVIFNMGNNDSSLANTPISDCRNEQFIVLLSRNFREAHYALHEKRTMDPPTKESVESLKTTNDIILAIDFADDHEEDLFSIMMTGKQIIEADKDDRLDPISLLPLSVPNASTGEVGISTLPMVISTTPTFIVGEGSLKGVVGGNSGNCSTSTAIAVGMADPRDAPPAQNSMLPHSIGNTFDVQPYSSLSMLPYASSSSRSRPYLPFQVIGFGPLGRIAFGTSTGVPPAPITPQFNPYDFWPPPSSLTNFNDYLLEWEGSLAGKIVKKNRQLHLWVKVLRKATSPLTLTIEWPSRLEIALYLPQKAVNHTVKICRGPVDYVFLYLKQFDNLDLHDHLNNKNLSAKIHLPSQILMLTPTKSKHHFIGIVFPGDTIFIELL